The Leptodactylus fuscus isolate aLepFus1 chromosome 5, aLepFus1.hap2, whole genome shotgun sequence genome segment agacaagcagggttttcttatgcctttttgcctgaagttaaagctgtattttatttttcttatcctgtgcctgatgtaaaggtttatttattctactgttttttgctgcaagatttgtgtccctgtctctgactagttgggtcctcaccactgcttctaccaagcaaCCTTCCCCAAACCCTTTACAAAGAAGTAGACTGAAGATCCTGGGCCACAAAGCAATGTAAAATGCCCCAACCTTGTGATATTTATAATAATTGCACTACTTATATTGTAGAGATGACTTTGGGCCACCTCAAGTTTCAGGACTAGGTAGTGACTGATCCCTCTGTACTCTTTATAACAAGTCCCTGTCTATACAAAAGAAGATATACTTTTTGTCTAATAGTGTCATTGTTTTATTAAAGTCATCTATGTGATACTCAACAACAAATTGATTCATAATCCATTGATTATTGTATAATACCTTCAGATGACAGGTTTTATCTTTTCCATCCATTTTGATAGATCTGACTGATCAGTTTCTGCATAGCTTTCTTCATCTCGTTGTTCCTCAGGCTGTAGATAATGGGATTCATTAATGGGGTCACTACTAGGTACAACAAGGAAATATACTTGTTGATATTGGATGAGCCCTCATCAGCTGGGACCATATATACTGTCATCAGGGATCCATAATATAGGAAGACAGTGGTCAGGTGGGAGCTACAAGTGGAGAAGGCTTTACTTCTACCATAAGCTGAAGACATTTTAAGGATGGTGAAGAAAATACAAAAGTAAGTGATAAAGATAAAAGCAAATGGGAGAAAAATAATCACAATGGAATAAACAATGTCTTGTAATCTCAAAATAGAAGTGTCTGAAGTGGTCAATTCCAATATGGGACCAAAgtcacagaagaagtggtcaatGGAATTCAAGCCACAATATTTAAATTGCATAAGAACAAAGACCTCACTTGATGTTGACACATTGGCTATAAACCACAACCCAACAGCAAGCCGGAGACAAAGATCTGGACCCATCAGTGAAGAATAACGTAATGGATGACAAATGGCCAAATATCGATCGTATGACATGACAGCAATGATAAGACATTGAACAGTTCCAGATATACTGAACAAATACAACTGTATCATACAGCCCCAAAAGGGTAAAATACCCTCCTCAACAAATATCATGTCCAACATCACGGGGACAATGGTGGTGGTTTGTAAGACATCGGCTGTGGATAAATGTTTGAGAAAGTAGAACATTGGGGTCTTCAGGTGGTCAATAGTGGTCACTAAGAGGATGATCAGAAGGTTTCCGGCCAGTATAAATATGTAAGTCAAGAGGAACACGATGAATAGAAGAGGTTTGTATTTGTGTAGACCTCGGAATCCAAGAAGACATATCTGAGTGACTTGTGTCTGGTTCTCCTCACACATCGTTTATATTATGATAAACTTTCAAGATTTATTTTTCTAACAAATTGGAAATTTAATCAGACATTtatttaaacaaacaaaaaatctgGAATGTATCATATGAAAATACCTCCATGTAGTAGAGGACAACTTACTAATAGTCTCTCTTATAGTAGAGTCACAAGAGGTCCGGGGTATTATTGGCCTTGATGTGATATATACGTATTGCTGGGTCTTCGAATATAAGCCGTGAATTTGCTAGATGTTGAGGTTTTTATAGTGTCTGTTAAACAAGGAAAATCCTCCCGGGATCCTGAAATAATGATCCTAATGATAAGTGGATGAAGCAACCAATTGAGACTGGAGGTTACAGTAATTTATAGTTAATTTGCACATTGGGAGAAGCTTGTTATGGCCGAATATTCTCTACATAATATCAGACTAAGCAATGAATAATACAGATGTGTGCTTCCTTACATTGACTTCTGATTAAACATATCCCAGGTTGAGTACAGGAGATGACCTAAACTTCTTATGTCCTCCTAAGCTCGTCATTTTGTGATACTGGTCTTGGGAACTCtacagagaagggggggggggtagatgtTGTTACgggttcttttatttatttatttaataaaagctatgttttatatCTATGGTTTGTAATTGTGGGTACCCAGTTTGTCCATCATGTGCATTGTTACTTTTATTTGATTGGTCAAGGTGGAACACAGCAAGCCTTTCACAGTATAGCAAAAAAAACTGTGAATTACCATCCACTAATACCTGCACTTATATGTTCTAACGCCTTTTTCATTGTTCATTCAAAGCATAACATTACAGACCATTTTTCAGTGCTATCATGCCAAAGAACACAGAATTCTTATCCAGTTATCGCTGCAGTCATCTGTTATAACACGTTTTTCAAGACATTTCTTAGTGGGGA includes the following:
- the LOC142204353 gene encoding olfactory receptor 10A7-like translates to MCEENQTQVTQICLLGFRGLHKYKPLLFIVFLLTYIFILAGNLLIILLVTTIDHLKTPMFYFLKHLSTADVLQTTTIVPVMLDMIFVEEGILPFWGCMIQLYLFSISGTVQCLIIAVMSYDRYLAICHPLRYSSLMGPDLCLRLAVGLWFIANVSTSSEVFVLMQFKYCGLNSIDHFFCDFGPILELTTSDTSILRLQDIVYSIVIIFLPFAFIFITYFCIFFTILKMSSAYGRSKAFSTCSSHLTTVFLYYGSLMTVYMVPADEGSSNINKYISLLYLVVTPLMNPIIYSLRNNEMKKAMQKLISQIYQNGWKR